Proteins encoded within one genomic window of Haloplanus vescus:
- the pyrI gene encoding aspartate carbamoyltransferase regulatory subunit, with amino-acid sequence MSDKELRVSKIRNGTVIDHVTAGQALNVLAVLGIDGSGGESVSIGMNVPSGKVGQKDVVKVEGRELSQSEVDVISLIAPQATINIIRDFDVVEKNRVERTDSVTGILVCPNHNCITNADEPVKTAFEVLDDGVRCSYCDTIVREEDVAEHIDARGAGETAL; translated from the coding sequence ATGAGCGACAAAGAACTCCGCGTCAGCAAGATTCGCAACGGAACCGTCATCGACCACGTCACCGCCGGACAGGCGCTGAACGTCCTCGCCGTCCTCGGCATCGACGGTAGCGGCGGCGAGAGCGTCAGCATCGGGATGAACGTCCCGAGCGGGAAGGTAGGACAGAAGGACGTGGTGAAGGTGGAGGGACGCGAACTCAGCCAGTCCGAGGTGGACGTAATCTCGCTCATCGCCCCGCAGGCGACCATCAACATCATCCGGGATTTCGACGTGGTGGAGAAAAACCGGGTGGAGCGAACCGACTCGGTGACCGGCATCCTCGTCTGCCCCAATCACAACTGCATCACGAACGCCGACGAACCCGTTAAGACGGCGTTCGAGGTGCTCGACGATGGCGTCCGGTGTTCGTACTGTGACACCATCGTCCGCGAGGAGGACGTGGCGGAACACATCGACGCCCGCGGCGCGGGCGAAACCGCTTTGTGA